In the genome of Paenarthrobacter ilicis, the window AAAGTGGGTGACGACGGCGCCACTCGCCATGTGTTCTCCGGCACCCCCGACGTTGGGGTACAGTGTTCATGGCTGTTTTTACAGCTGGAGGGGCCTTTAGCTCAGTTGGTAGAGCATCGGACTTTTAATCCGTGGGTCGTGGGTTCGATCCCCACAGGGCCCACCCCTTCCGCAGGCCGGAGACATTGCGTCTCCGGCCTGTTGTCGTTCAGGGGGCGACCATTCAGGCGATGGCCTGGGTGCCGTCCCGGAAAATGGGAATGACGGAGATGGGCGTGACGGTCGCGTCCACGGCAAGCGATTCCGCCGTGGGTGCCCCGGCGGGTGCCTCCACAGCAGGAGCCGGCTGGTCAACGGTCAGGATTTCCATTGACTCCATGTCCAGCAGGCGGCGGCTCCCCGTGTCGTCCTGGAGCCAGAACAAGTCTGTGCCTGCCACGGTTTTCACTACCGAGCCACGATGGTAGAGCCGCCCGTTGTGCCAGGCCTCCACATAGTCGCCCGGCGTCAGTGCGTGGTGGTCTTCGGTGGCGCCCGGCATGGTTCCGAACGCCTGGGCCAGGCTGGCTTGTGTTTTCAGGGCTTGAAAAAGGTCCCTGTTGGCGATGCTCATGTCCGCTCCCCTCGGCTGCAGCGTTGAATGTGCTTCCAGCATTCCGCATGTTTGTTGCGTGCTCGTTGCGGGGGGATGAGCGGGGTGTGTCGGGCTAAAGGAACGCTGTTCCCTCGATGGGGGAGTCAGCATCCCAGGGTGGTGCGTCGAACGATGCGAAGTCTTCGGAGTAGGGTGCGTGCGGACCGTTGGGATCGTCGATCATCTCGTTGGCGGCCATGGCCAGGAGGTCGCGCTGCAGGGAAGGCAGGGAGAGCATGCCGGTCAGGTAGCCTTCAACCTCGTACTCGCCCACGGAGCCACCCAGTCCCAAGTAATAGAACCAGAGCCGTTCCCGGCTTATCCCGGCAGTGCTGAGCGCAGCCCCAAGTAGGTGGCGCTGCTCGGGTTCGTGCTTCCCGAATCCCATGATGTGCGGCTTCCCGTGGAGACGCCCAGCGGCCATGATGAGGCGGGCGCTGTGAATATGGCTACTTGCTAGAACCCCTTGTAATGGAAATCTTATATGGTTTGGGCTCCGATTGGGCCGAATCCTGGCCATCAATACGTCCGGAGGTACCGCCGGTCAGGGCGGGCATCGGCGGCGGCCGGGGCATTAGTGTTTGAGGAATGAACGTGATTCCTGCTGGCGTGGTGACCCCTGCCGTGATGATTGATGCCCGCATCCTGGACCGCAACATCGGCCGAATGGCGGACAGTATGGCCAAGCGCGGACTGAGTCTCCGCCCACACGTCAAGACCCACAAAACCCTGGAAATCGCGCGCAAGCAGCTCGCGGCTGGAGCCGTGGGAATCACTGTAGCCACCATCGGGGAGGCCGAGGTCTTCGCCGCGGACGGTGTGAAGGACATCTTCATCGCCTACCCCTTGTGGGTGGACGCGCACCACGCAGGAAGGCTCAAGAAACTCGCGGCGTCCTGCCGCCTGGCAATCGGCGTGGACTCTGTTGAGGGCGCGACGGCGGTGGGACGCCAACTGGGGCAGGACGCCGGAGTGATTGAGGTGCTGATCGAGGTGGACAGCGGCCATCACCGCAGTGGCGTATTGCCGGGGGAGGCAGTGGAGGTTGCCCGGGCCGCGGCTGCGGTGGGACTGGACGTGGCAGGCGTCTTCACCTTCCCAGGGCACAGCTACAAGCCGGGCATGCCAACGGGAGCAGCAAGCAACGAAAACGAAGCCCTGGGCGGGGCCGCGGACGCGCTCGCCGAAGCCGGGTTCTCCGTGCGCACCATCAGTGGAGGGTCCACTCCCACGGCACTCCTGAACGCGGAAACGGCGGCCACGGAGCTGCGCCCGGGCGTGTATGTGTTTGGGGACGCCCAACAATTGGAACTGGAGCGGTGCTCCTGGGATGACATCGCGCTCACGGTGGCCGCCACGGTGGTCAGCCGGCATGACTCGGGCGCCGGTAATGTGCGGCGCGTGGTGGTGGATGCCGGAAGCAAGGTCCTGGGCAGCGACAGGCCGGACTGGGCCAGCGGTTACGCCCGGTTGCCTGAATATCCGGAGGCCAGGGTCACTGCGTTGTCAGAACACCATGCCACGGTGGTGTGGCCGGACTCTGCGGAACTCCCGGCGCTTGGGACCCGGCTCAGGGTGATCCCCAACCACGTGTGCCTCACCATGAACCTGGTGGACGAGGTCAGCGTGGTGCTGGACGGAACAGTCATTGACACGTGGGCCGTGGCGGCGCGCGGGCGCAACAGCTAAGGCCGGATCACGCCACTGCGGGGACGGTCCTGAACCCGGTGTGGAACGCCCTGTCGTGATACACCAAGGGCGCGGAATCCGACGGCCAGGACCGGATATCCAGCACTTTAGCCGCCAACAGCACGGAGCCGCCCAACGGTGCCCGGTGGATGATTTCACACCGCAGGGCCCAGGGGACTCCCCTCAGCAGTGGCTCGCCCGTCGCCAGAAGCTCCCACTCCATGTCCTCGGTGAAGCGGGGTGCTGCGGGGTCGGCGAAGGTGCGCACCAGATCC includes:
- a CDS encoding D-TA family PLP-dependent enzyme; translated protein: MNVIPAGVVTPAVMIDARILDRNIGRMADSMAKRGLSLRPHVKTHKTLEIARKQLAAGAVGITVATIGEAEVFAADGVKDIFIAYPLWVDAHHAGRLKKLAASCRLAIGVDSVEGATAVGRQLGQDAGVIEVLIEVDSGHHRSGVLPGEAVEVARAAAAVGLDVAGVFTFPGHSYKPGMPTGAASNENEALGGAADALAEAGFSVRTISGGSTPTALLNAETAATELRPGVYVFGDAQQLELERCSWDDIALTVAATVVSRHDSGAGNVRRVVVDAGSKVLGSDRPDWASGYARLPEYPEARVTALSEHHATVVWPDSAELPALGTRLRVIPNHVCLTMNLVDEVSVVLDGTVIDTWAVAARGRNS
- a CDS encoding flavin reductase family protein codes for the protein MTQPHPLPDTTDVSGLFKSAFRSHPAGVAIVTASGPEGAVGLTASSVASVAVDPATLAFSVTGGRSASVVAAARTIVVHLAGADHVDLVRTFADPAAPRFTEDMEWELLATGEPLLRGVPWALRCEIIHRAPLGGSVLLAAKVLDIRSWPSDSAPLVYHDRAFHTGFRTVPAVA